Proteins co-encoded in one Streptomyces roseochromogenus subsp. oscitans DS 12.976 genomic window:
- a CDS encoding SUKH-4 family immunity protein — protein sequence VPPEGIAQELAAAFGPGIFRFDQQAVSRQGVPPIVAHTLVVAGLPLDMGPFFWAQAQPGRPVPTLAELAAERGVQPASDAGSYLVMGTDFGRAICVQYGTANIVAVPVEAGPGGAPVPPQFVNSGLPEFARCLALLGRMWRLRYGLNQEQAGRWTVDFQAQLAALDPAALGSPESWWSVLLEQMWDGLL from the coding sequence CGGTCCCGCCGGAGGGCATTGCGCAGGAACTGGCGGCGGCGTTCGGGCCGGGCATCTTCCGGTTCGACCAGCAGGCGGTGTCGCGGCAGGGGGTGCCGCCGATCGTGGCGCACACGCTGGTCGTGGCCGGGTTGCCGCTGGACATGGGGCCGTTCTTCTGGGCGCAGGCCCAGCCGGGCCGTCCGGTGCCGACGTTGGCGGAGCTGGCGGCCGAGCGTGGGGTGCAGCCGGCGTCGGACGCGGGCTCGTACCTCGTCATGGGCACCGACTTCGGCAGGGCGATCTGTGTGCAGTACGGGACGGCGAACATCGTGGCCGTGCCCGTCGAGGCAGGGCCGGGCGGGGCTCCGGTGCCGCCGCAGTTCGTGAACAGCGGGCTGCCGGAGTTCGCTCGCTGTCTGGCGTTGCTGGGCCGGATGTGGCGTCTGCGGTACGGGCTGAACCAGGAGCAGGCCGGCCGCTGGACAGTCGACTTCCAGGCGCAGCTGGCCGCGCTGGACCCGGCGGCGCTCGGCTCGCCGGAGAGCTGGTGGTCGGTGCTGCTGGAACAGATGTGGGACGGGCTGCTGTAG